The sequence ATCCCAACGACTGGCGGATCAAGATTATCAATATGATTCGTACAAAGCAGCACTCCTCCTTCTCGGGGGAAATTCTCCTTACCAGTCACCTTAATACGATATAACGGATAAAAAATTGTACTTATAAGAAACTTACCGAGCGGATACAAGTTCATGGCTGCATCCTCATTTCAGCGAGTACAATAACCTTGTCTACCACTTGATCAATTGTCATGGAAGTAGTGTCAACGAGAACTGCGTCATCCGCCATCTTCAAAGGTGATACAGCGCGCTCACTATCTGATTGGTCACGTTTTTCGATTTCCTGTTTCAGCTGTTCAAGCGGAGTATAAATTCCTCTCGACTCATTTTCTATGAATCTGCGCTCTGCACGTTCATCTACCGAAGCTGTCATGAATATTTTCAGTTCCGCTTTGGGAAGTACGGCTGTTCCAATATCTCGACCATCCATGACAACACCCGTTCCAGTAGCAAGCTCTCTTTGTTTTTCAACCATAAGTTTGCGAACACTCATATGGGTAGCAACCGCTGATACGCCAGCTGTCACTTCATGTGATCTGATTTCCTCGGAACAATCAATGCCATCAATCAAAACGGCTTGATTATCTCCATCCGGCTTCAAATGGATGTCCGTGTTCTCCAATAAAGCAGTCAAATCATGATCACTATTTAAATTTATGTCCAACTGAATCGCTTTATGTGTCAATGCACGATACATAGCTCCCGTATCAATGTACGTATAATTCAATTTTTGCGCGATTTTTTTGGCGATTGTGCTTTTTCCAGCAGCAGCCGGTCCGTCAATCGCTATGATAATCCCATTTAACATATCATCTACCCCCGAATTCAATTCGAAAACATTGTAACATATGGAAATGGGAAAAGTCCTGAATTAAACAGGTCTTTTCCCATTACTACACTTTTTCTCTACTTTTCATTACGATGCTGTAATTGTCGCTCAAAACAGAAACGGATGATATTCTGTCGATCCGTCGTATCAATTTCAGAAAACTGCATCGAAGCAATCCGACGCCCATCCTTTTCCCATATTCGTACTGCTTGTGCTTCTGTTCGGACGTATTTGATATCGTCATTCACATAAGGCAGAACTACACTCAGATTCACAATATCCGATTCTTCAAAAACCTCTTTGTCGCCAAGATTCAGTGCAATACCACCTGCGCTAATATCTTCAGCTACAAATTGACTGCTGACACCCGCATGATTGACTGCAACATCAATCGCTGTTTCGACACGAACAAATTCACGCCTCTGGATTTTGATCAACTGCTCATCGCCGGGATAGGATAATTTCAGCATAGGTATCCCTTTGTTCATTCTCCCTGTGACTTCAGCTCTAAAAGCAAAGGACATTTTATTATCGACGAATGATATGAGCAATTGCGTGCCATCCATGAAAAATGCTGTGCGATTTGTTTCTATATGTGCAGGATAGTCAATCATTACATAATCGTCCCCTGCGTCTACAACTTTGCTTTTATATTTGTCTCCATTCTCGGTGTAATCTTTATCAATGATGACAGTTGTACCAACTTTAAGACGCATCTGAAAACACCTACCCTTTTACTAGTTGTATCTATTATCGCACGGGTAGGCATAAATTCCAATATTGAATTTCAGTTCATTTGAACTAATCGTAAAAACGATTGGAATTTTGTCAATGCAGTCTCTCTGTTTTGATAACCTCCGTATTTTCTGTATCTACAAGAACGTTATACGTTCCAGTTTGGCCATTCTCATCGCGTGTAACCGTTAAATAATAAGCTAATCTTTGTTCAAATTTGCTATTTTCAACATAAGCCATTTCATTTTTCGCAATTTTCACGTCTTCAAAGAAGAATTCATTCCAATCGATTTTTTCGATTTTCTGCCGATGGAGTTTCTCTTTTTGAATATATTCCGTAGCGTCAAGCCCGATTAACTCTCCAGTATCTTTTGCAATTTTGAGGTGAATTGCATCTGAAAATACTTTAGCTTCATAAAAGGGTTCTTTCCTGACATAGACGAGATGCCATGCTGTTGAATTCTCTCTAGCTTCTTCGAAAACGAGGTCATTATATTCCGCTAATTCGAGGAAAGCATCTCCTCTTTTTTCAATCTCTTCAAAAGTAAGGCTTCCTTTTCCAAAAGGCCTTTCGGATAAGTAGGAAAGCACATGGCCACCCTTTTCTGTTATGTCAATATAGCCAAGCGATTCACCATCAGTGAACCGGATATGAAAGAATGGATAAGGCGCACCGGGTTTGCTCATTTCAACACCCATCACATCATTGGATACTTCCGGGAAAAGAGTTTGGAACCTCTTGACAGCTTCTGCCTGTTTCACTTTTGGCTCATCGATATTTTTTAATTCCTTCTTTTTCATCCTGTCAGATTCACTTGCAGTCAGGGGAAAATCACTTTCGGTATAACTTTTGATGGATTGACTAATATTCGTCCAGTTAGACTCGTTATTCGTTGCATTTAAACGATCTGTCCATTCATCCATAGAATATCTTCCGTCTACTAGCCCAGACGTAGCGACCAACCATTCCTTCTTCATCTCACCAAGATTTTTAGAAGCTTGTGACATAACTGTATGATAATCTTTAGGCATCCCCGAAGCGTCAACCTCTTTTGCGTAATTTCCGATTCTTCCAAGATAGTTCATCCACGAAGTGGAAAATCCCTGGTCTAGAGGTAATGAGGATACTGAATTTTTAATATCGGATGACAGCCTCCAAATATCATCTCGAGCTTTTGAAGACCCTTCAGATTCATTGAACAAAAGTGTCTGTTTCACTGCAGAATCTAGTTCTTCGAATTTTTCGGATGCATCCGACATTTTTTTTGCATATTGGTTACTTAGCGCCAACGATAATTTCTCATTTTCTGCAGACTTGTTTACTGCAAACACTGAAACAACGACTAAAACGTAAGCGAGAACAAAAAGTATTTTTTTCATAGTGTTGTCCACAGCTCCATTTTTTTAACGGAGCTATTCAATCCTCCTTCATTTACAGAATCAGTGACAGAAAACATGCAGCCCTATTTTCTTAATCTGGGGTCTCGACCATATCCATTTACTTGTTGCTGTAATAGGATTGAAATAGTAAATGGAACTTTCCGATGGATCCCACCCGTTCAAAGCATCCAATACAGCCTCTTTCGCACGATCATTGGGCGTTAGCCATATTTGACCATCTGCTACAGCTGTAAATGCTCCTGGTTGGAAAATAACACCGCCAACTGTATCTGGAAAGTCAGGGTGTTCTACGCGGTTAAGGATGACAGCTGCGACGGCGACTTGCCCTTCATATGGCTCTCCTCGGGCTTCACCGTAAACAGCATTAGCCATTAATTTCAAGTCTTGTTCAGAATACTTGGATGGCAAGTGTATATTTTCTTTCTTGCCACCTCCCTTTTTAACTTGAGATGACAGTGGCGTCCCTCCATAATAAGTAAACTGATTCCCTTTCTTTATGTTATCCATGACAAACTTCTCGTCATATGAAGAAGCAGCAGTCAACTTCTTTTTCGTCAAGGATCCAGCAATTCCATCTAACGGCATGCCATATTTTTCTTGAAAATTACGTAAAGCCCAATAGGTTCCATAGCCAAATTTACCGTCAATCTCTCCATTATAAAAACCAATATATTGCAGTCTGGCCTGCAGTTCGATGACATCGTCCCCTGTTGCACCTTTACTTAAATCCCTGGAGGAAAAAGCATCTGTGTGATCACTTGTAACCATAAACGAAATTCCAATTACAGCAATAACCGCCAATAAGCTTGTAAATATTTTCTTCATATTAGACCCTCCTTTTCTTCAGTTTGTCCAAGTAATACGGTTTTATTAGTTTTTGACAATAAAAAAAATCCGACTGTATCGCCGGATCTTCGGATTGGTATTCAGTTATCTTTTAATCTTCAAATTCGCTTTTCTTCTGAATTGCTGCATAGCAAATGTATGAGCGTATTTCACCCTTGTTAGCCCGAACCACCATAAAAAAAGCATGAAAGGTATAATCAGATATAATGAAAGATCGTTTACCCCTAGAATCCCGTTATAAATGAAGTGTAGTATAAAAGGGGCGAAAAAAGCGAAGAACAACATACCTTTTCGGTTTGAACCAACTATGAATTTAGCTCTCCCGAAATAATAACCCATGACGACACCGAATAATGCATGACTCGACACAGGCAACAAAGCTCTCAAGAAAGCCGTATCCACCCCAAAAGTAAACAGGTAAAGGATGTTTTCCACTGTCGCAAAGCCCAAAGAAACACTTGCGCCGTAAAGAATTCCATCGTATGCGTCTTCGAACTCGACATGTTTAAAGATGGCAATTAATAAGATGAGCCATTTGAAAAACTCCTCTATACCACTCGTGAAAATAGCGTTCCGAAAAAACTCATTCTGGATTATCTGCTCTTCTTCAAACACATGTTGAACGAACATAATCGGGAATGTCATGATAGCACCATAAATGAACGTATGAAACAAAGTAAGTGAAGGTTCCTTAGCTATCTGTTTACGCAAATAAAAATAGCTGAATAAAGCCAGACCTGGCGCAATCGCCACTGAAAGCAAAATGATCATACCCAGGCAGTCATCCTTTCCCTACTACTCATCATTCCGATGTTTTAACAAAACAGCTAGCAAACACTATAACATCCGCCTGCTTATATCCTCCGCAATAAGTCCGCCATGCAGTCTTCCGTTTTCTATAAATATTTCATTTGAATTATTCCCTGCGGCAATGACACCCGCAATATATAAACCTTCGACATTCGATTCCATAGTCGAATCATTAAATTTCGGTTTTCCACTTTCTTTATCGATTTCTACACCCATACGAGCTATAAATTCGTGATCAGGATGGTACCCAATCATCGCAAATACATAATCATTGGCAACTGTCAACTTTTCACCATTCGTATCGAACTGCACTGATGTTTCAGTGATTTCCTCGATTGTCGCATTAAAATGCATCGAAATTTCACCGCTTCGAACAAAACTGTCGAATGTAGGTAAAATCCAAGGT is a genomic window of Sporosarcina oncorhynchi containing:
- the cmk gene encoding (d)CMP kinase gives rise to the protein MLNGIIIAIDGPAAAGKSTIAKKIAQKLNYTYIDTGAMYRALTHKAIQLDINLNSDHDLTALLENTDIHLKPDGDNQAVLIDGIDCSEEIRSHEVTAGVSAVATHMSVRKLMVEKQRELATGTGVVMDGRDIGTAVLPKAELKIFMTASVDERAERRFIENESRGIYTPLEQLKQEIEKRDQSDSERAVSPLKMADDAVLVDTTSMTIDQVVDKVIVLAEMRMQP
- a CDS encoding flagellar brake protein; the encoded protein is MRLKVGTTVIIDKDYTENGDKYKSKVVDAGDDYVMIDYPAHIETNRTAFFMDGTQLLISFVDNKMSFAFRAEVTGRMNKGIPMLKLSYPGDEQLIKIQRREFVRVETAIDVAVNHAGVSSQFVAEDISAGGIALNLGDKEVFEESDIVNLSVVLPYVNDDIKYVRTEAQAVRIWEKDGRRIASMQFSEIDTTDRQNIIRFCFERQLQHRNEK
- a CDS encoding PepSY1/2 domain-containing protein; its protein translation is MKKILFVLAYVLVVVSVFAVNKSAENEKLSLALSNQYAKKMSDASEKFEELDSAVKQTLLFNESEGSSKARDDIWRLSSDIKNSVSSLPLDQGFSTSWMNYLGRIGNYAKEVDASGMPKDYHTVMSQASKNLGEMKKEWLVATSGLVDGRYSMDEWTDRLNATNNESNWTNISQSIKSYTESDFPLTASESDRMKKKELKNIDEPKVKQAEAVKRFQTLFPEVSNDVMGVEMSKPGAPYPFFHIRFTDGESLGYIDITEKGGHVLSYLSERPFGKGSLTFEEIEKRGDAFLELAEYNDLVFEEARENSTAWHLVYVRKEPFYEAKVFSDAIHLKIAKDTGELIGLDATEYIQKEKLHRQKIEKIDWNEFFFEDVKIAKNEMAYVENSKFEQRLAYYLTVTRDENGQTGTYNVLVDTENTEVIKTERLH
- the sleB gene encoding spore cortex-lytic enzyme translates to MKKIFTSLLAVIAVIGISFMVTSDHTDAFSSRDLSKGATGDDVIELQARLQYIGFYNGEIDGKFGYGTYWALRNFQEKYGMPLDGIAGSLTKKKLTAASSYDEKFVMDNIKKGNQFTYYGGTPLSSQVKKGGGKKENIHLPSKYSEQDLKLMANAVYGEARGEPYEGQVAVAAVILNRVEHPDFPDTVGGVIFQPGAFTAVADGQIWLTPNDRAKEAVLDALNGWDPSESSIYYFNPITATSKWIWSRPQIKKIGLHVFCH
- the prsW gene encoding glutamic-type intramembrane protease PrsW, which encodes MIILLSVAIAPGLALFSYFYLRKQIAKEPSLTLFHTFIYGAIMTFPIMFVQHVFEEEQIIQNEFFRNAIFTSGIEEFFKWLILLIAIFKHVEFEDAYDGILYGASVSLGFATVENILYLFTFGVDTAFLRALLPVSSHALFGVVMGYYFGRAKFIVGSNRKGMLFFAFFAPFILHFIYNGILGVNDLSLYLIIPFMLFLWWFGLTRVKYAHTFAMQQFRRKANLKIKR